From the genome of Lotus japonicus ecotype B-129 chromosome 6, LjGifu_v1.2, one region includes:
- the LOC130722746 gene encoding peroxidase C1A-like isoform X2: MSSLTVRAALCCVVVIVLIGAPPFSDAQLDPSFYNSTCSNVHSIVREVLINVSKSDPRILGSLMRLHFHDCFVQGCDASILLNDTSTVVSEQGAAPNNNSIRGLDVVNQIKTAVENTCPNIVSCADILALAAEISSVLANGPDWKVPLGRRDSLTANRTLANQNLPGPNFNLTRLKSAFTAQNLNTTDLVALSGTRAEHGSGSGEFR; this comes from the exons atGAGCTCTCTTACGGTGAGAGCTGCTTTGTGCTGTGTAGTGGTTATTGTGCTAATTGGAGCACCACCCTTCTCCGATGCTCAGCTAGATCCCTCGTTTTATAATAGTACTTGTTCAAATGTGCATTCAATTGTGCGTGAAGTGCTCATAAATGTTTCCAAATCTGATCCACGTATACTTGGCAGTCTCATGAGGCTCCACTTTCATGATTGTTTTGTTCAA GGTTGTGATGCATCAATCTTGCTAAACGATACCTCAACTGTCGTGAGCGAACAAGGAGCTGCGCCGAACAACAACTCCATCAGAGGCTTGGATGTTGTGAATCAGATCAAGACCGCAGTAGAAAATACTTGTCCCAACATTGTTTCTTGTGCTGATATTCTTGCACTTGCCGCTGAAATTTCATCTGTTCTG GCTAATGGTCCTGATTGGAAAGTTCCACTAGGAAGGAGAGATAGTTTAACAGCAAATCGCACCCTTGCTAATCAAAATCTTCCAGGTCCCAATTTCAACCTAACTCGACTTAAATCTGCATTTACGGCACAAAACCTCAACACTACAGATCTAGTTGCACTCTCAG GCACTAGGGCTGAGCATGGGTCGGGTTCGGGTGAGTTCAGGTGA
- the LOC130722746 gene encoding peroxidase C1A-like isoform X3 — translation MSSLTVRAALCCVVVIVLIGAPPFSDAQLDPSFYNSTCSNVHSIVREVLINVSKSDPRILGSLMRLHFHDCFVQGCDASILLNDTSTVVSEQGAAPNNNSIRGLDVVNQIKTAVENTCPNIVSCADILALAAEISSVLANGPDWKVPLGRRDSLTANRTLANQNLPGPNFNLTRLKSAFTAQNLNTTDLVALSGRKGFVPK, via the exons atGAGCTCTCTTACGGTGAGAGCTGCTTTGTGCTGTGTAGTGGTTATTGTGCTAATTGGAGCACCACCCTTCTCCGATGCTCAGCTAGATCCCTCGTTTTATAATAGTACTTGTTCAAATGTGCATTCAATTGTGCGTGAAGTGCTCATAAATGTTTCCAAATCTGATCCACGTATACTTGGCAGTCTCATGAGGCTCCACTTTCATGATTGTTTTGTTCAA GGTTGTGATGCATCAATCTTGCTAAACGATACCTCAACTGTCGTGAGCGAACAAGGAGCTGCGCCGAACAACAACTCCATCAGAGGCTTGGATGTTGTGAATCAGATCAAGACCGCAGTAGAAAATACTTGTCCCAACATTGTTTCTTGTGCTGATATTCTTGCACTTGCCGCTGAAATTTCATCTGTTCTG GCTAATGGTCCTGATTGGAAAGTTCCACTAGGAAGGAGAGATAGTTTAACAGCAAATCGCACCCTTGCTAATCAAAATCTTCCAGGTCCCAATTTCAACCTAACTCGACTTAAATCTGCATTTACGGCACAAAACCTCAACACTACAGATCTAGTTGCACTCTCAG